Part of the Silene latifolia isolate original U9 population unplaced genomic scaffold, ASM4854445v1 scaffold_425, whole genome shotgun sequence genome, GTAGGTGTCTATGTATTTATCTTCTATTTTCATTAAAAATAATATTGTAAtcatatgtaaacaaataattatatgtaaaaattaaagcctcataatatttttttcattataactaagttaattaccccgtgcAACGCACGAGCTTTCAACCTAGTATTTATTAGTCAAGAGATGAGTTGTATCATTTAGAGTTGGCATAAAGGGCCGCGGGCTGGCCAGGCACGGCCCATGGCCCGGCCCGGTGAGAAAATCGAGGAAGCACGGGCACGGCATGACTGGGCTTGAGACGGGATCCGACACGATTTTCTTCAGAAATTCGTTCCCAAGCACGGCACGGCCTAAGCACGGTGGAGCCTGGCACGCACCAGGCACGATGGGCCTGGCACGGCCCGGCCCGAAGAATAGCCTGTtgtcatttattaaacaaaaagtacactaatatttaataaaatatatatttaaaccattaatcatcatttattaaacaaaagtACATTactatttaataaaatatatatttaaaccattaatcataatttattaaacaaaaagtactaaaaatatatcaattatataacatttttttttaaaaaaaaaaaagttaaagcacatgggccggcccacggacatggcacgaaaagcccatgggccaggcacggTCCGAGCACGAAAATGACCGTGCCTTGAGCGGGCCACGGCGTAGGTTTGGATCAGTGGGCCTAGCACGGCACGGCCCGAGAAGCCCAATATTCGTGCCTGGGCCGGGCCAATTTTGGAGGAAGGCACAACGAGCCGGTACGCGGGCCGGCCCAACACAGCCTATTGCCTACTCTAGTATTATTGTTATGTACGTATCTAAAAAGACGAACCACGTGTATGTTTGTGGAATATTATTACCATCATTCATTCATTGTATTAACACATATAAATACGAGTAGATTTTCTGaaagacggtctcttaataaatttattgagaggttaatttataattttaagaaaaaatggcactaaaggtaataaaatagattcaaatcataaataaagataaaataggtacatttattatgtaaatagataCAAAATTATCATATCATGATTAACAAAGGGTACGGAAGACTAGTTTCTCAATAATTTATTAAAAACCATCTCTCTCAAATAGTACACAAATAAAGATGATGtagtttctatttttctttttagaCAACTTGGAAATTTCCTCCATATACACACATTTTAGACCCTTTTTAGACATAATTTCAGTTTTTATGAATTCATTACAAGCATGTTTGGCCCTATTTTTAAAATATAGTTTCTGTTTTTTAAAAGTAATTttcaaaaaactttttttttttttttttaaaaaattaggGTATGTTTGGTTAAGCTCATAATAAGTGCTTTTTATAATTTCTAGTGTTTGGCCTAATTtacttgttttagtttattttgaATTCATTTATTGTTGTATAAATATATTTTCTATCAACATATATAGAAATATAGAATCATAGATAAATGAAATATGTACGAATTATACGATATTGTAAATTATACTATAAGACTGTTGTATAATATGACTGCTTAAAAACTcgccattttatgttaaaaaatgacaatgttttattttttattaagtGACTAATTTTTATTAGTGGTCACTTTTTAACATAAAGAAATGATCACTGTTTATCGTAAAATGCTCACTTTGTGTCTCTCGCAGTCTCGCTCCATGCGATGGTGGTGCACAATAATTACTGTACTTAGTATAGTATAATTTATTGTGAATATAATTTATGCATAAAAGAATGTcagttaatagatcctacaaccagttgtattcAGTTGTATGCTCTAGAACCTGAGATATATAATAAAATTtccgagttttgttttaaaaaagtcgagctataccataaattttctgaactcactcacttaatcataaaaaaaaaattaacttcaagaaagctcaaaaaaattacacataagctcgataagatataacttggttgtatgatTTATTGTACCACTTGAggtataatgtttttttttttggtgacaaAGGAACCCACAGTCGCTACCTTCGGTGCGCACTGGGTAAACCCTCAGGTGTACGTAATAGCCTGCAAACCCCGTATACCAGGTAAGTCACCCGAGGGTGACAGGCTCGAAGTCTATTAGGCATGGACTCAGGCCAAGAATGctccacaagattttgctcttggggaggcttgaacctgggtctcctgggaatttcacccaagttttaaccactagactccacccttgcgggcgaggtataatgttatttgtgaAAGAATGTGGCCTTTTTTAAGTTttttcttaatcatttcatgatacttgtaattttttttaattagtgCCCATTTTTATAATACTAGACTATAaatatgtattttattgtatGGTTTTGTAATGTTACAAGTAACATAAGAGATcacaaattttatttatttacataatttgacaaaaaaaaataatttacgATAACGTTACGTCATGCCTTGAAATAATAATTTGCCTAAAGAAAGTTGAAAGTTTATAATTGTTGGTCTTGGAAGAAATAGAAACAGAAGCATCAAATTGATGCTTTTGTTTTTGGGGGGTAAAAAAGTGGATTTGAGCTTTACAAAAACCGTTTCTATTTTTTAAAAACTGGGTGTTTGGCACAGCTTCTAGTTTTGGGAAATAAAAACACTTTTTTAAACACATACTACATTTCAATTCAGCTCAATATTGTTGTTACTCCATaataatccatattatttttgtaaatattattatttaattctcCTCAAAAGGAAAGTAGGACAATAAAAATGGGATAAAGTGAGTATTAGCGAAGTAAGTATTAAGTTAAGAAGATCAAACAATAATGGTTTATCTTattaagcatatatatgtaatgtaACCCGACTCTTTGGGTGAGATGCTTCAGCTTTCGGGCTACCCCGTAAGTTTTTATGCAATATTACAGGGTTACGAGACAAGATGGTGTTCGAATTATAGATAAAGTATGATTCGTGTGATAACTCATACTCAATTAAAATAATGTTAAAAAAAGGGTTTTATGAGACGTCACAAACTTGTTGTGACCGTGACACACCAAATACTTGCTAATAATAATGATTAAGGAACACAAATGATGTGTAAATGGATGAACAATATCAGTCCTACCAACAAAATATGCGAAGTACTCTTAATTTGTACAGGTTCTAATACCGGAGGTATATATAACAAAACTTAATCGGGATTATTTATGCAAAAAAGTTTCCCCGAGCCGCCGCAAGTACAAGCTCATCTCGTAGATGTGCGGGCAATTGCAATTTGAAGGGCAATGCATAGTAGTGCTAATAAAGTAAACGAGTGCCTGTAATGTAGGTTAGAAATATTGGTGATCAATTAATCATATGCGGGCACGATGGCGTCTAGTGACTTCAGGTCGCTGCAAAGCTTGGGCGCTCGCTCATTCACAAAAGTGTTGAATAAAATGAAACAACAATTGAATCGAAAGTCGAAACTGCTTTAAATTGTGGTGTGGGAGAAACTTGGAATTAAATTGCCGACTTTATTGATATATAAACATTTAGAATGATTATATTTGGAATTAAATTATAGTACATAGTTTCCTAAAACAGGGGTACATTACTAGCATTCTAAACGTTCCGTAAAATACACACACATTAGAAACAAGATGCTTCTAACCAGGTAATTGGTACCCCATGTTTATGCATGTTTCGGTTCTATGACCAGTTTACAACAAGTTTTCTGCTGCAATAAACAAGGTCACCAAACTCCTTCCTTGGACATTTTGAGGAAGTGTGACAGCATAAATTTAGGAAGCTCCACCTTCGCCGactttttcttctttatcttcgTTGTCTTCACCATTCCCGGACCCCTACTTTGGGTCTCTGTAACTGAGACCAGGTTGTAAAACTGTTCCACAACCCCAATAGTCAGAGTAGTATTACACACAAACACACGCATTTTTAATGGTACAAAGTAGTATTACACAAACATATCATTGTCAATTGTCATGTTACAATGAGTGGAAATAGAGACAAGTCCACCAAGATGAGATTGATGTTTTATATAGTTGTGGTCAACCATCGGTAACCGAACTAGTATGAAACTATGAATTCATGTTGCAAAATAAAATGTACTCTCTCCATCCCAAATTTGCTTCACCTACTATGGTCCTAATGTATACATCTCAGTGTCTCGTGTAAACATTACTTGAAGGCATAATATATAGTTAGAGTTTAATCATACTCCTGAGAAGGGAAGAGGTGTAGATGAAAACTTTTTAAGGGATGGCTTCATTAGTTTCTTTTCTAAATCACATCCTAACATTTTAACAGTTTTCAGAAAATGGAATCTATGATATAGGTAAAAACTAAAGAACTTCTGTCAAGTGATATACTGGGGAGGAAATTGTATATGCAGCACCAATTCACCAAAGCATAGGCACGTGTGTATGTTTAGCCTAAAGCAATTACCTCACACACGCCATGGAGCAGCAACCTATGGAAAGGGTCTTGGACCTGAAGCACCAGAAAATCTGAATCCTTTTCATCTTCAATAAATGTTCGTATGCATTTCTGGAAATCAACAGAAGTAATACTTAGGAAAGATGAGAAAGATAATGTATGCAACCAAAGCTGGAAAGGAGGAGGGGACACTCTAATGAAACTAGTATATGACTTTTAATATAATGATTTTATTTCTCAAACGTCTCTTAATTTTTTGGACCAAATTCTAGAAAATTTAAATTTACAGTGTCTTTATTCACTTGGATTTACCACATTTTCTCTTTTTAGGATGTCTAAAATTTAAATCAATTCACTACTACATTTTCAGTTTAGCTAAAAGTTAAGTAGAGAACACATAAAACCCTCCCATGTGCTTATGTAATTATGTAAGAGTGTAACCGCCAAACTTCTCTCACATAAAAATAATCTTCTAAGACTTGGTCCAAAGCAAATGTGGTGATTACAATTGAAGTGAGTACTCATTTATGTTTTAGACACATGTCCCCGTATCCGTAGACCTTAGGCTTATTTCAAGACAGGGTTCCCATGTCTAGGAGATTAAGTCATGCTAAGGGAAGAACTTGGACATATCAACACCCACATCTGAACCCAAGTAATATAGTCTCACAAACTCTAGTAAATTACTAAGAGTTTGCCGATGACTGCTTTGAATATCAGTGTTTTTAACTTGTCTGGTCATCAGGCACTCATGCAGTGAAAATGAACTAGGACATTATGTACCACAGTAGCAAAAATCCATTCAGGTTCTTCAATATTTGGACACAATATCACGACTGagggaaaagaaaatgaaattaaaCTGGTCGATGAACTCTTGTATTCTCTATTtttcttttataaagaaacaCGGGAATGTGAAGCAGGCGCTTTGTGGCATGGCAAAAAAATGTGACAGGAATAAAAATGGATCTTTGATCCTAGGCATCATCTGCATAAAATCAAGGCAGGCGGCAGATCCTAGAGATGAACATTTTGATTAAGTTTGGTCTGATGAAGAAAAACATATCCACTCCCATTTGGAAAATTGTTTTCAGGTTGAGAGCTTCCTTGGACATAGCCAATCACATCCTTTTGGAGTCAGCATCAAAGCAAGAAGGGCAGATGTGAATATATGGGTATCACATTTATCTATAATGATAACTGATGTTGTGGTCAATAACCCTTCCAAACCAGTTTCTCAATTAAGAGCCCACTAACTTAGATAAAGGCATGTCCATAGGAAGCCGCAAGCACTGCCAGTCCTTTGATCCCGAGAAGTGTGTGTAGCGCTGTAAAAGCCTCAATGACTTTATGGCTCATTTCTATGACAAATTATGATATAGATTATTCACCAAGATATGTGCACTGAAGTTTAGTGTTGTTTGAAGTCTGGCCATGCTCAAGGGTGTACACAATACTTTCAATTTGATTTATTAACCCAAAACTAATATCATCTTATCTCCTGTTACAATGTCCtatataaaattattttaaagatCCTCACCAATAGGTCTCTTATTCAATAACACTACAGCACATTCCACATTTTTGATTTCATTAACTGATTGCTCATCTTACCACCAACTAGGATAACTTTAACAGTAAACACTAATTCAATAAGAGACAATCTAATAACATAAAATGATGGATGCAGAAGCTTGGAAATGAATCTCCAAGGGGAAAGAACTATAATTCATCGTAAAAATGATATCCTAATCAGCAATACAACCGCTTTGCTAATATATATTGCTAGAAATTATAATTTGATTGTTTAGCACCATCAGTTTATTATATTATGATCTTCAAAATAACCAGAGATCAATAACCACATTCCATAATATGTAGTATGTGCGTAAAACAGCAAGGAAAAAAAAAAGCACGCAAACAGATGACAATCAAAAGACACTATATAGCAAATACCTCATAGCCCTCAATGAGATCCGGGAGAAAGCTACGCCGGAGTGCTTCCCTTGTTCGGCAATCAATTCTATGCCATGCATCTATGACTGCCGTCTTATCAGAATCAACATGACTTTTGCGCTTCTGGGAGCTATGCCTCACAGACTTCAGAATATTAGCCTAGAAAAGAAGAAGTTGTTAAATCATTAAAAATAATGACAGCACATGATTTAGAGACTGGTCAAGTGTTCGTCCCCCAACAATGTATTAAGTGGCAGGACAATAAAAGTCGAAATGCTTAAAACTTTAAACATTCAAAACCACGATACTTCCAACAAAATTTAGTATGTAAATATGTGACGATACACAAAATGAAACATGTTATAGATGTCATTTATGATACTGAGAATTTCAAACTATTATAATAAAATCCCAGCATCCATAATAATGTGAAAAAAGCAATTCCAaaaagtcttttttttttctagtcGTAATGTTAATTGAGTCATCTGCAAAACAATATGTGCTTTTAActtttgaaaatcataaaaggCTACTACATGTTTAAGACATTTTACGTTCTTACGGCCTAATCTTATTACCTTTGAATATTAGATGAATCTTTAAGAAAATAAGCTAATGAGGATTTTATGAGAAGGAAAGCACAAGACCTCTTTATCCATGTCAATAGTCCTAAATTTGTCCCACTCGGCCACATTTGTCATGCTAAATGGTGATTCTGGAACCTCCTCACCTGTTCATTGAGCCTTAAATCAATAACAATAAACGTCGTCTGAGGAAAAAAAATTGTCGTTGAATACAAGTTATAAAACCTAATACTCTGTATTGTCTAATAACCCTACTCTCCCTTAACGGTCTCATTAATAAGCATAAGGAAAGTTTGAATCAACAGATAGCAATTCAGAACAGTCCTTGGCAAATTGTCAGACCGAAAAACAAAGGTAATTTAAAATGACATGCCATGAATATTACCCCAAGGTGGAGGAGCGAATAATCCCCTAATTTCTTCCGCATTTAGACGAGGGACAAGCTCCATTAAAAGTCGATCATTCACTAATCTACGTGATCGTCGATTGCTGACCTGAACCATGTTAAATGAAGCAGTTGTAAAAAAACATTAAATTGTAAAAACATAAGTATTACATTGACATCCATAAGCGAGAGGAACCCGGTCCATTGAGATCCCTAGTTGGAGCGACTTAAGAGCCTACATTTTAATTTCTAGCCCATTATAGTATTATACTGTATATAACCAATTCCTACGGAGTTGATATCCTTACTACGCCACCCTTTACATTTTTCACCACGTCAGGTTCGCGGATTTTACGGTCTAACATGCCGGTCTAACATTTTGCGGCAAGAATCATTGGTGCATACTTCACCgtggacaacaacaacaacaacatcagagccttaatcccaaaatgaaatATCATCACAAAAGGTTGCCTCAAAACTTGAAAATGTAAACAGAGGGATTTTAAAACAGAaactttcttttataaaaacttaaaatttaaatcgagagaaaaggttaaaacgatttttaaaaaccgaaataagtTAAGGACCAATGAAttgtaaaatctataagaaagtggttgttgaaaaagtgtgtaataaggagagaaaaataaataaattaatttctttaaattaaataaataaataaaaacacttCAAAAATCAAATCTAAAAAAATGGATCCTCCATATAGTGTTGAAATGTAAACCTTATTACACTTAATGTACTGGAGTCACCACCATTTTAGAGGCCCAGAGGTTCCTTCTCACAGCCAAACCATCTTAAATTTCAGGAATTTGGCTATAGCCACTTTTAAAATCACTCATTCCTTTTTTTACTGTGTCCGCACATTTCGACACTCATCTTGAATGTGAAATGTTTGCACTGGCACTAATCCAACGCCAATAAAAGTCTCAATGACTCTTCATTTAAATACAGAACTCCGTCTAATCCCCATCTTTATATAATAAAATCCATAGTCTAGACAACCCTCAACAACATTTTGAAAATAACATACTCCCTCCTTAGTCAAATCTCGGTCTTGTTCAATatatgcctccacaattccaactttgtATTTTAATCAATAATCGCAAACATCATGCAGGGATGTCGTCGAATATTgaatccataactatagcaaagagaaaaggactaagtgcggaaccttgatgcagatggaataggaaattattaacGAATAGAAGTCCTTTGAAGATATTTTCACATTCAAAGATGCTAATCGCTTttcaagtcaataaaaaccatatgcagaATCTCTTGTCCGATGGTTTTCTCTCATGATAAAAAATCCAAAGATCTCCAGGGCccaaattggttttccgagatTTTATCTCCTAAGGTTCGATTACCCGCTCCCCTGAAAGTTTAAGAAAAAACAATAACATCACCCACAAAGTGCTTTTtaatggcatcttgttgctcctccaaatcttgttgaaacCAAAGTATACCCATTCAAAAACCTCCAAACTTCTTGGGTAAATGTTAATCTTGTTACTTGGAACAATTGAAAAATACAAATTGCTTGGTGTTATCTCTACATCCCCAAaggatgtccattgaataaattatcaaagtaagaactccatctagcctttatctcGTTATCCCGAAAAgatctttcacacacctaactctgATAGCAATTTATAGATAGAAGATCCTTGGTTTTTCtttccttgtacttttcaaaagtatagcattcacgtttagtctttatcgcttgGTTCCACCAAgtgtgtccttacttgatggtctataGATGCCCCCTTTAGATTCCCTGATTcctcgccaaatcctttacaacatgctccaatttatcccatgttgcatcaatatctttctccctcgcataatccgaccaaatatcgctacttccaaccttatccaaaaacgcttgttggCTTTGATTCAATTGATGTGCCTCCCGATTATCTTAGGGTTCGTGAGTCTCGATTACCCCGAAAAGAAGAAATGGTATGTGTACGGCACTTTGCAGTATGTTGAATatgtactctttcctccacacattttaccaaaagaagtcaatttgactagcattacctccacttctataagtcaccaaatgagaatgtcttttctcgaaccaagtgttcattatacccaagtcatatgccaaagcaaaatccaatatgtcacttcctgcttcatttctctccccgaacccaaaacccccatgaatgttctcaaaaccaactcgactagtacccacatgcccattgaggtcaccaccaatgatcaatttctctccaatagggactcgttctacaacctcttccaaatcttcccagaaggctcgtcgaaaagaagcatccaaacctacttgaggtgcgtaagcacttataaccgtcaccacctcatccccgactacaagcttaatactcataatcctatcactctttctcgatacttctaccacatcatcaatgtaatctttatctatgacaatacccactccattacgacttttgtctttacccgtgtaccaaagcttataaccccaaggcgctatcacccttgctttatctccgacccactttgtctcttgtagacacattatatgcactctcctccttttcataacctcccctacctcagctaatctccctgtcaaagagccaacattccaagtaccaaaccgtaacctactacccttcctaaagtcatgtcctgatttctttacccgctcgtgaccatgcttcctagatccaaacctatttgacaccacacccatacttcgaggtggcgcgccgcttttgggcgacgacctaacaacccttgcatatttttcactacacccgggtccagaagatgtagcgcacccttgcctatttgacaccacccccAGATGTAAAGATGGCGCGTCGCTTCCGGGTGACAAAAGGTTGACGCATAAAAATAATCACAAAAGGTTGAAACTTGAAACAGACAAACAGAAACCTACAATATGCACGC contains:
- the LOC141639511 gene encoding uncharacterized protein LOC141639511, encoding MATPDILQKEKDLLLYASIFGDEGEPVKSRGALIERKIEILERLASNVSNRRSRRLVNDRLLMELVPRLNAEEIRGLFAPPPWGEEVPESPFSMTNVAEWDKFRTIDMDKEANILKSVRHSSQKRKSHVDSDKTAVIDAWHRIDCRTREALRRSFLPDLIEGYEKCIRTFIEDEKDSDFLVLQVQDPFHRLLLHGVCEFYNLVSVTETQSRGPGMVKTTKIKKKKSAKVELPKFMLSHFLKMSKEGVW